The DNA sequence CATCAACAGAGGAtattgctgctgctgtacCCGTACAAGTGAACAAACAGTGAGTCACCCGTCCTCACTTACGATTTTCCACCCCCTGCGTGTGCGTCTCATGTCGCCCAATAACCATCTTGCAGTACATATCATCAGTGTCAAATATCCCATCTAGCTCCTCCGGAACTACTACTAGCGGACGCACAGCTCAATATGCCCCTATTCTTCCAACGCTCTCGGCGGGCTTCCGAAGCCCCTCCTGCGCTCCATCCTCCGGATCCCCAGGTCCACAAGCGGCTCTCCATAGATGCGACGTCCAACACAGATCACAACCCGCCATTTTCAAGCATGAACAGTACAAAACTCAAGACGCTGCTGGGAGCTGGTCCTGGGAGTGGTAGCCAGTCTGGGACGccgaaaaaagaaaggatgaaaaagaaattGACTACCCCATCAATGTTTTTCCGCCGTAATTCTAGCTCTTCTCCCGAGCCTCCCAGGCAATCTTCGACGTCACTCGACCAGGGGAGCCATGGGTTACCCGGATCTGCGCCTGTTGCCACAAGACCTGGAAACGAACTTGCCATGGCCGATTATCGGGATTCTGCGCAAAAATTGTCCACCAAGCCAGTCAACGCTGGGTATTTCCCATCAGCCACTGTCGTCCCTGATAACTTTATCCTTTCGCACACTGTTTCACCTGAaacatcctctccattgTCGCAAGAGTCAGTCAGTCCCAATGCGCGAACTCGCCCTTTATCGCGGACTTGGCAGCCGTCGTACCCTCTGGTGCTTCCGGATGAAGGATATGCGGAAGTTCCCCCCAATGAACTAGTACCATTGACTACTGGCCCTGATATCGTTAGCGCGACGAATGACGAAAATGCAAAGCGTCGATCAACAGATGCGCAAATGTTGGACAGTCGGCCAACTACAAAGCAGCAAGAAATGGTGGTGGTCCCCCCCGAACCGCAGCTTCCCACGCCACCGTTGAGCGGTAGAGTATCGCCCGAGACTGGATCACAAAATGAGGTGGACACAAGCCAGAGACGGCCGTCCTTGGCCCTCAATATCTCTGACGAAGTTTTGACGCCGAAGGCTCTGCAGCCTGTGTCCCGTGAGCAGGGGAATATCAAGACATCTGTGGCTGGCGCCGACAGCCAGATGCTCTCTGGAAACGTCCATCCGCCAAAGACGCACAGCCAAGATATTCTCGCGATCGCACCATATCCAATCACCCATCACACTGCCTCTTCGATTCCCTCCATATCTGCCCCCCCCGCCACGCCTTCCTCAACCatgtcatcttcatcctcgcctGTCCGTATGTCTCACCCAGGTCTATCCGTTCGCAAAACTACTGTCATTCACTCTCCCCCTATGCCCCAGCCCATCAGGAACCTGCCAACTCTAACCAATCTTGCAAGCTTAGCGGGTGACACCTCCAGTCCGACTCCAACAGCAACACCAGGTTGGGGGGAGTtggcaaaggaaggaggacCTAAAACGCCAGGAGGTGGAATCATGAGATCACCGATAACAATGATGAACGGAGCAAGAACGCCAGCTTTAGGTTCATTTACATTGAATTTACCCCCAGgaaaggcgaagaagacacCAATGACCGAGCAGGAATTGAGAAAGGCCAGGAGGGCGATGGTACGTTATTTGAATTTTGCTTCCAGCCATTCAAAGATCTGATTCGGTACATAGCCTGTGATGCTTCGCCAACCGTCAACAGTACCCTCaaatgaggatgacgaaggtggagatgccggagacgatgacgacgaggaagaatcTGAGGATGGCGTAGGCTCTGATGGTGATTCCGATAATGATAGCGAGGCGGAAACCACAAGGAATCCTTCGACAGTAGACTCAAGTCTCATGGGTTTTGCTGGGAGATTGGCCAGGAAAACTAGGACAGGTTCTTCAAGTCAAGTTGGAGAGATGGCGAAGAGTGCAGTAacggaagaaggtggtCAGTCACCGATATTTTCTCGCTAAAAGATCATTACTGACAGTTACATTGCAGATGTAAGCGGATCAAGGGTATCAAATGCGTCTACGGATATACGTCATGAATCGGATTTTCCACGATTTAGTAACATGTCAAACGTACCCGGATCGACCATTATTCCCAAAGCCAATGGCAAATCAGTGTGGTCACTGAGTACACCTTGCGAAAAAAGCGAATCCACTTCTTGGGCACAGTTCAGTAATGAAGGTACTCCTGTACAAGATGTTGTGCCGACGGTTATCGTTGATACTGGCAATGCGCAACCTACAGCTGGAGCCGCAGCTGCTATTGCGAGAGCCACTCTGGAGAGAGGCCAACCATCTAATCCGAGCACGCTTACCACAACATCGAGATGCTCCTCTGGATACTTTGATAGCCAGCCGTCGTCTTCTGGTCCCAGTGCTATGCCATCGCCGCTACCTCGATTGGATaaaggaaagggcaaggatgcGGCTGTGGACTCGGGCTTGGCAGCATCAGTGACGGCGCCAAGAgtggaggacgaagaggaaaggagtgttttggaggaggaaagcgaggttgaggaagacgcGCGGAGAGAAGAGCTTGGAGCCAGCAGCGAGGATACTAGTGAGGTTTCTACTGAAGGTGGAACGCCATCAGTAGAAGCAAATGACACTGTCGAATCTACCGTTCAACCCCCGCCTTCTCAACAAGCCCCCCAACGTCCCTCTCTTTACACTCAGACTTCCATCTCAATGATTAACCTTCCACCCAAACCTCAGGATAGCGGAGACAGTACTGCAGGTCGAATGCTCGTCAAACCAAAGTTGGAAACAGTCAAATCCGGTGAACAAATGCCCTTCCGTATCTCTTTGCCACCTCAACAAGAGCCTACTGGGCCAGGTGGTATTCTGAGCCCCCAAGAATGGGCCAAACCGCCTCCCACTCCTGCGGCTGGATTGAATGGCTTCAATCTCTCAGTTGCCGGAAAGGATAAACAAAAAgagttgaagagaagaaggtcggCAGATGATTTAGTGGCGCCACCACCAAAATATGAGCCACCATTCCCCGGGACATTTATTCCAAAACCAAGGGACGAAGAGGGGAGGGAAAAGCTGCCAAAATACTGGTGCTCGGTAAGTCTCAAACGTGCTGATTCCGCCCAAAGGATGAGTATGCTTATAGTGATGCTAGGTCCATATCGAAGGCATGCTGCAACGGAAAATGGAGTTCACCGGAGAGAAGGACCTGGGAACCGGACCTGacggcaagaagaaagtTGAGAAGATCCAAGCTCGAGACCGAAGCTGGAAACGCTATTATTTCATTCTGCACGGTACTGCGCTCTTGGTGTACAAATTTGATCCTCACAGATTCCCATTGAAGACCGATGCGCCTGTCCCCACTattgacgatgaagatgcgGACGAGTTTTTGCATGTACATCCAGCGCctgagagaaggagaagggcaTCGTCGAGCAGTGCGATCGGTCCTGGTAACAAGAGGAGCTCAATCTCAGCCGATCCGGGTCGAAGGGGTTCAGTGGATACCACAAACTCTATGACGTGGCGTGGAACTGGTGATTCTACCTCCCCAATCAGTATTCCCATACCGGGGCGCCGAACATCCGAATCTAACAACACTCTTGGTTCAGGCAGTTATCGGCGAAGCTCTTTGTCGATAGTGCATAATGCCGAAAATGGGGATGACGTCAAGGATGCCGCCCTTTTCAACAGTCAGCGACGTGCTTCCACCTCTGGGACAAACGCCGCCTATCCATCGAGCAGCTACGGGTCGACCAATACCCCCTTATCTAGTCACTTTCAGCACAATGCTTTGGTAAAACAGTATTCGCTGAACAAGACGGAGAGCGGCTTGGCTGCCGACTATcacaagaggaagaacgtGGTTCGTGTCAGGGCAGATGGCGAACAATTCCTGCTGCAGACGGAGAGTGCAAGGGATATGGTCGACTGGGTCGAGGTACGTGTATCGGCAGTTCGCAATGCGGAGATTGAATTCTAACAGTTCAATTTAGGCGTTCCAAGCTGCTACAAACGTTGCCAAGGATCTTGATGAACGACCTATGCCAAAGATAATAACCCTTCCTCGTCGACGACGAAGACGTAATCCAGCTCAGCAGgctgccgctgccgccGTTTCCAATCCGGCCAATGCCGCCGCGTCGGGTGCGATCAATCCTAGAGAGGCGACAATGGTGCAGCAAGCGCTTGTCGCGGCGGATGAAgcggagagggagagggaaaggatgTTGAGGGAAGATCAGGAAGCGGCCGCAACGTAATgtaatgaagatgatgtctTGGCGAGATTTGGTTCATAATTATGTAGCATTAACGTAAGACAGTACGAGTTCTATCAAACCGTCCTCCCAATAGAGTGTCCTGGATAATAATACAAATGCATAGCTATCCTCTAACGACATCGATACAGTACACAGCTTCCATTTCATCCCCTCCAATAATGAATCAGGATGATCACAGCTTTCTCAGTCTTTCTGGCGTATTATGTTTATGTTGCTTTTTCGTTATCCTGCCCCTCCCGCCTCCAAATACAATAACCCACCATCCCCAGACGGCTACAAAGACATTTCCCCCTCCAACGAAAACGCCTAATCCACCTAATCCACCTGCATTCCAAAGCACTGCTCCAGAGATGGTAGTCAATCCCACCAAAACACCCAAAAGAGGAGTGCGAGATGGATTAGTAGAAGGCGGGGTGTATGTCGGGaccaagatgaagagagacaCGAGGGACATGGCTATGAGGCCAAGGGACAAAGATAGGCAGAGAGTGTACTCGAGAGGGGTGAGACTGTCATAATGATTCTCGCGAGCTGCAGCTGCAGCATTGGcgacggaagaggatgaaaagggaaCAGTAGGCGGAGGCGtctgggagaagaaaatgaggaTGCGGGGGAATAAGAGAAGTGGTACAGCGAGTATGGCGAACCTGCTGGGAGTGTCAGGGATGCAATGTAGTGGGAGAGCGTGACAAAAACGGACCATGAAGAGAGGACGAGGGCCCATACAGAGATGGCGTCCAGCCCGGCGTCCTGCTGGAGATGTATGAttgcctttgccttttcctctGCGGACCTGTACGCTTTGCCGAGGGAGCCGGCGGGCGGATCGGCGTGTCGCGGGGGGAGCGGAGGGGCTGATGCACCCAGGGGTTTGAGCTCGATGCCTTCTGCCATGCTGGGAAGACAATCTTGTATTCAATACCCGTAATCGTATAGTAGTAGCAGGTAATAGAGAAGCTGGTTAAAAGTAAATGCAGTGAGTGACGGATCATCGAATTTCACGGCCCATAATAGACCATAGTTCATACGTCATGATGCCCGTGCCTGAGTCCTCTATTAGGCAAGCACCGTCAACTGTCATCGTTTCTGCGCCTATTTCTCGGCTACATAACCCCGTCGGATAACCGGGCGGCGGTCTGTACGCCCGACGTGCTTTCTGACGAAATCATGATAAATCTCATCTCTTATTTCATCCCACATCGCTCTCTCCCACACATACCGCCATGTCTGCTTTCCTATCGGGCGCTTCGGTCCAGTGTGGACCTACATCTGCTCTCAAAAACGTCTCAGACAGGATCAACGTTGACCGTTCTCTACAACAGGTGCGCTGATGAGTGTCGATCACTTTGCAAGCTTATTTATAATGAGCTAACTTATCCCGTGGTAGGATCGACTAGCCTACACCTCGAATGCCTCTggatcatcatcaaagGTGGGTATGGAAGTATGCATTACATCCTATATTGATAGCTTGCATAGCAGCCATTCAGAGCTCAACTTGCTCAGCTGCCAGTCAACCAGTCCCCGAAGCAAGTTCCAGGACCTCCATCAACTTTTGACCTCTCTTCACTGAGGCAACAGCTTTCTCCTGTTCCATCAACTTCTCATGCCTCAGATTGGGCCAGCGATTTCGTCCCTCTGACAGGACCGACAGCATCGAAATACACCCGTTCTGTAGCTTCCACAAAGAGCGGTTGGCAGGAAGAGTTTAGCCAGCATGTTGCAGCCGCGCCTCCACTTGGAACCACAAGATCTCAGAAACCCCTATATAATGCTGGTCTTGCACCATGGGAGGTTCCAGAAACTCAATATCAACTTCAGCGCCCGGCATTGATGCGACCAAGCTTTCGGTCGCATGACATTCCGATTTCAGAAGCAAGCCTGACATTTCCTCGACCTGATATCCATGCAGCGGCTCCCGTTAGTAAATATGAAGAGCAAATTGGTCAACCAACCGGATCAGAAACTCTGCCTCTTGATGAATCTCAACAATTACTAGCTCGGACGGCCCGGTCCTTTGTAAGTAATCTGGAGACCCAGTCAGACATTTTATCTGCCAATCCCAAATTTGCACAAAGTAAATTCTTGTCTCTTCTGAGAGGCTTAGGTGACGAACAGGTTGTGGTcaaagaagggcaagaggtAAAAGGTGAGGAGGTGGGTGAGGGTGCGACATTCGTTGAGCGGAACATTGTTGGAAACAATTGGGCGGAAGGTTTTGCCAAGCAAAAAGAGAAATCAATACCGCAAGAAGCCCCCACCTTGGCTGAAGCTGAATACCTCGAACGAAGATCGCCTTATCCTCCAGGTCAAAAAGAGTATCCAGCCCTGAATTCTTGGGTTCCGGCTTTGCCAACGCACACATTGGTTCCTCCCCAGACAGCTCCTCAAGCTGCCCGACTAGCCGCGAATAATGGTGCTTTGTGGGATCAACAGTATCATGATCAAGAAGCCCTCATACAATCTTCGGAATCGCCCGCACCCGAGCCAAGAAAGAATGTCCACTTTGACGAACACCCCGCTTCTCGAGAAAGGAGTGGTGTACCCAGCACTCTCGAGGAAGCCATTTCGTCTCCTGGCAACATCCCCGGCGCAGGTTGGGGTTGGAATGAACAAGGGCTAACTCACGActttgatgaagatgttttTGAAGAGTTCAATGGTCAACTCAGACGGGCCCAAGAAAGTTTGGAAGGCGGAGTGGGGAAGCAAGAAAGTTGGGATAGGCTGCAAAGTGATTGGGAGGAATTTCAAAGGACAGAACCTGGCGTTGCACATTTCAGAGGCATGGGGACTGGCGACCAGTCAGAAAGATACATGTTCCAAAGTCGAAACCCTTATTCGaccgatgaagaggagctaTATTTCGAAGTGTCTAGAGACTCACCTACCTTAAAAGTGAGTTGCatatccccttcttctgtttGATTCAGCCGTCTGACGTACATCCCAGGGTATACTTGAGCTTGAATCTGAAGTACAGAAAGATTCTACCTCACATGAAGCATGGTATGCCCTCGGCCTCAAGCAACAAGAGAATGAGCGCGAAGACCAAGCTATCTTGGCCCTATCCAAAGTCATTCAACTGAATCCGCAGTATCGGCCAGCGTATCTTGCCCTCGCTGTCAGCTATACAAATGAAGGGGAAAATGAGGCCGCGTGCACCATGCTGGAGGATTGGATTAGACTGAAGGACAGCAAAAATACAACCGGCGCTGATGgacaaaaaggaaaagacagAAACAAACTCATTGAGAGTTTAATAGAAATTGCGAGGCAAACGCCGCACGAGATTGATGCTGATGTTCAGGTTGCACTCGGGGTGCTGTTCAATATGAGTGGGGGCCAGGTAAGTCGTCTTTCTTGTCAGCCATTGCGCGATTACTTATGACCATCTGGGACAGGATTATTCCAAAGCTGAGGATTGCTTTTTGGCGGCCTTGGAGGCCCGGCCTGAAGTAAGGCAGCTTGCTTCCTGTAATACATCTCGCAGATGCTAACTGCCCCTATAGGATTGGTTGTTGTACAACCGTCTCGGTGCAACACTTGCGAACAGCGGAAGATCCAGCGAAGCTGTACAGTACTACCATCAAGCTCTGAGGTTGCATCCCGGTTTTGTCCGAGCTTTGTAAGCATTTCACCACTATATCTCGGGTGATGCGAGCTTTCTAACGcagctcttctcttcagGTTCAATCTTGGCATCGCATACATGAATCTCGGTGAATATCAAACTGCCGCCCAATCAATCCTCGACGCCCTGAGGCTCCAGCACTCTGAGGCAAGTGAAGCCTATGCATACGGCCAGAATGGTGGAGGTGCAAAAGGTGTTACGAGCGAGACGCTATGGAATAGTCTAAAAGGCGCCTGCTTCTAGTAAGTGCTATATTCACCTCTCCAAACGTTTTTGATTCCTGTGTTAACGGATGGGTATCAAGTATGAATCGACAGGACCTTGTAAAAATCGTAGAAAAGAGAGATTTATCTGGTGAGTAGCCCTATCTGATGTGCGCCATCGCTAAATTTTTGTCAGGTCTGCCATTGAAATTTGTAGATGAAGAGCTCTAGATTGTATCATAATTGTAGCCTTTAGTTTATGCATATTTGAGTACTGCTGACAATAACTTTACAACAAGGATTTTTCAATCTCACAAACATTCTAAAAGTCGTATACATCCTGCCCCTGGTCCCTCACTGCACCGCCGACGACCACATTGCCCTCCCTCCCGAACCCATCCCCATACGGATCGTACGCCCCATTCGCACCTGCTGCATCTGGAGCGACTCCTTGTTCGGGACCCATACCCATCTCGATGTTCTTTGCTTGCTGTTGGAATTGAGCTTTGATGTGTACGGTTTGCCGGATCAGTTCATGACAAGCACGTTTGAGAGCCTCTGCAGGATTTGACCGCTCGTCGGTCTGGATTTTGAGAAGAATGTCGTTTTCAAGAGGGTGAGGAACTTTGTAGCCCGCGAAGAGAACAGTAGGGTCGAGCATTAATTGTCTTAACCAGTTGTCAGCACATCCATCATGAGATCAATTCAATGGCTTGCGGCTCACGCTCTGAGCATGTTTCCCAATGTATGATCCTGTCGTCGTATGACTATAGTGGAGGCGTTGGGCAGTTTGGGGTCCTCCGTGATCGTTAATCTGTCGAGTCCAACTCATTAACTTTTGATCCTTATGTATATATGTGCTTCGTAACGGTGTGATGGAGAAACTCACGgtttctcatcatcttgtaACAACCATGAGTCAATCCTATTAGGCTGATTCATCCCGACTATCTACTATCAAAATAGGTGCGAAATGTGCAATATATAGATGTTCAACAGCACTGTGATGGCGTCAGCCCAAGTTACCACAATGTGATCATACACGACAGGAATCATAAGAAGAGTCATTAGTGGTCAAACGTTTTCGGCTGAGGCTGTCGACTCTCAATGAGAGAAGCGTCTATTCCGTGGATTGACAGATTATTATAGTTTGTTGAATAATCATGCGAAGATGCCAGGGTTTTTCAAATTGAGCATGGACTTACGGATATAATGTGGGGGTTATTGCTCATTcggatgggaagagaggagaaagaatgACCGGGGAATGAAAGTGAattgaaaagaaagaacgAAAGTGCAGCAAAGAAGCGGAATACAGTTTGGGGTCACTAAGTGGGTGCCCAGATagcttcatcttttttgaTTACGTCACATTTTTTTAAAGGTGCCTCCGCCGCCGGTCGCGGGTCAGGAGCCAAACTAATGTTCTGAGCAAGAAGCGCGTCGACGAAAAGACTTCCGGCGTGTAATTGATAAGATACTGAAGTCGTTGTCCATCCGCTAATATCTCCCGTAGCTCCCACATTCGTCAATCATTTTCAGGCATCTTTCTCAAACCGGTAGAGGATACGAAGTCATGCcgctttcatcttcaaattTTCATCCAAATCCTCCGACGGTTTTGATTCCATCAAAACGATCATCTGCGCGGACTCCTCGCTCTGGGTCCCTTTACAAGAAACATCGCTCGAACCCCAAAGAACagccagaggaagaaaaaaaggacatGTCGCAAATACTGTCAACACTGACAGCCATTATCATGGCTCAAAGTAATGCATTTCAGGCGCATGCCCAGAGATTCGACGCGTTCGCTGAAACAGTACAAACGCGCTTGGATTCCATCGAATCCAAATGTGATGATAGTCTGAATCGAAAAGAGCTTGGGATCATGGGCTCTCTAGGAGTTATTACTCAAGAAGTGAATACTCTTCGAGAAGAATTTTtatccatcttttcctccgGAACCCGTTCCCGCTCCCGCCAAATAAGGCGCTCCCACAGGTCGGTCGCTCTCTCTTCCAGAGGTGCCCACGGTCATTCCCCCGCGGATTTCAATGATGGACAACGTCAGTCAAGTATGCCGAGTGACGGCGACAGTGGTCATGGCGGCGGGATTGTGGAAAGAGCTATCGCTAGGGAACTGAAGAGGCTAGGAGGTGCTCCAGTTTTAGCAGATGGGGAAACTACCATCCATTTCAATCCACGAAAAAGGTGGTCCAAAAACAGAGTGGACATCCTAGATATCGAGGAAGAATCAGATTTGGAATCGTGAGTAGCCTTTCAAGGGACAGTGTGGAAATTCACAGACAACCCAGGGATACTGGCTCCAGCTTATACCCCATGAGCTCCAGTCTTGAAAGAAGATTAgcagatgacgatgaagagtcagagtcagaggaagaggaagagaatgaagaagaaacggaatccgaagaagctgaagagaCTGAAAGCTCAGAACTTATAcgagaaaatggagagGGACACATGCACGAGAAAGAACCGTCTCTCAAGCGCGACAAGGTTTTGGCTGCCAGCAATGGTCACAATGTTGACGGTCATAAATGGCCCAAACTTGGGCCGGACTGTACGGAAGGACGCATGGTATGTCTTCTGGAGAAATCCTATATGAACTCACCCGTCTTCTAGAAAGTGATAGATTGTACAGCGGTATGTCTTCCTACATTTGATCCCTTAAAACTGACCTTTTCCATTACAATTTGACGGGAATGAAGTGTGATGGTCGGTAGGTTTCCCCATATCCCCGACTGAGTATACTCATTGACATATGCATATATCAGTGTACATTGGGCTTGCGCCGGTCTGGATCCGGAGGTCTCTATGCTTAAGAAATCTTGGTACTGCCCCAGCTGTACGCTTTTGATAAAGGATCTTAAACCGGCGATTGCTcgaaggatgaaagagcGCGAGGAATTACCAAGAACGCAAGATAGAGAACGATGTTTGAGACCAGATTGCATCCATCAGTGAGTCAGATGAGGCAGCCAGCCATAGCCTGCACCGGTATCAATACATACTGAAGTTTCCGGTCAGCCAACCGGTCGATATGACTTCTGCAAAAGCAGAAGATGACAATTTATACTACATGTCTGGCATAGTAGGGTTAGTGGTAGCGTGAAGCTGAAATCTTCCACTTTGCCGGGCACTAACACTGGATATACAGGAGGCGCCATACCAAAGATCGTCCGAGAACTTTGCAATATTTGGTGCAGTGGAATGAATGGGAAGATTACGATTGTACATGGTTGGTCCTTGTCATTTGATTCGTTTGAGATAAACTAACTGCTGATATATGCTTATAGGGAACCACCTTCCAATATCCCCGCCGTGGATCTGCCCGGCTACAAGAGCCTGTTTTACAAGCAGGCTAAAAACGAGAACCTTGACCTGTCGAATAAGAAAACAGCGATTCTCTCTCAATTCTCGCAGTACTATGAAGCGGATGGAAGCTACAATGTAAAGCTATTGAAAAGATTGGGGGTGGAAGATAAGGACTGGTGGGGCTGGTAATTGTATGTGGGGTTTTGTGAATGGTTCGTTGTCACACGCATGTTTTGCTTACAGACTTTTATGTCTGTCGCGAGCTCCCCGTCCTCATGGGAGTGTAACTCTTGATGTCTTCACTTCTTCTGTTCGTTATGTTATGTATGTTATATACGGATACGCAGCCCGCCGAGTGCGAATTGCTGCTTTACTCTGTTTCCTTGCAGCGTCGTGGTGGAATTAACTGAGTGATCAACAGCATTTATTTGCCTTATTTGTCTGTCAAGCTCTGATATAACGATATAAGCGGTAACACTGAATCTAAGATATAGAATAGTAGCAGTTAATAGTTGCCTGTCGGCATTCTTGATCTTCAACATCAATATTATGATCAGATGCGAATGATATTTTGAGTTGCTTGTTACGGTCTTAGTAATACCTGCATACCAATCTATTTGCTCTATTGAAATGGTTACAGCTGCAGTTGTACAACGCCCAAGATGAGAAACTTCTATTTTCTTTCATGACAGCAGTGTCTTTCATTCCCTCTTCACCACGCTCTCCTAACCatcccattcttcatgCCCTCACGTTATAGGTCTGCGTACTTTTAATTCCACCTCCGGCAGCCTTCGGTTCCTCCTTATCGTCCAACCTAGGTTGTTCCTTTTCTGAATCCACGCATGCAATATCCCGTCCCCTGTCACCATCATCTTGGACCTCCTTGTCTACCATGAGACCATGACCGACCAAAGTGGGAGCTGTTGGCATGGGAGTGGTCGATGCACCCTCAATTCCCGCTTCGCTGTCTGATTGCTGCTTCTCAGCTTCCC is a window from the Cryptococcus neoformans var. neoformans JEC21 chromosome 2 sequence genome containing:
- a CDS encoding peroxisome targeting sequence binding protein, putative, which codes for MSAFLSGASVQCGPTSALKNVSDRINVDRSLQQDRLAYTSNASGSSSKQPFRAQLAQLPVNQSPKQVPGPPSTFDLSSLRQQLSPVPSTSHASDWASDFVPLTGPTASKYTRSVASTKSGWQEEFSQHVAAAPPLGTTRSQKPLYNAGLAPWEVPETQYQLQRPALMRPSFRSHDIPISEASLTFPRPDIHAAAPVSKYEEQIGQPTGSETLPLDESQQLLARTARSFVSNLETQSDILSANPKFAQSKFLSLLRGLGDEQVVVKEGQEVKGEEVGEGATFVERNIVGNNWAEGFAKQKEKSIPQEAPTLAEAEYLERRSPYPPGQKEYPALNSWVPALPTHTLVPPQTAPQAARLAANNGALWDQQYHDQEALIQSSESPAPEPRKNVHFDEHPASRERSGVPSTLEEAISSPGNIPGAGWGWNEQGLTHDFDEDVFEEFNGQLRRAQESLEGGVGKQESWDRLQSDWEEFQRTEPGVAHFRGMGTGDQSERYMFQSRNPYSTDEEELYFEVSRDSPTLKGILELESEVQKDSTSHEAWYALGLKQQENEREDQAILALSKVIQLNPQYRPAYLALAVSYTNEGENEAACTMLEDWIRLKDSKNTTGADGQKGKDRNKLIESLIEIARQTPHEIDADVQVALGVLFNMSGGQDYSKAEDCFLAALEARPEDWLLYNRLGATLANSGRSSEAVQYYHQALRLHPGFVRALFNLGIAYMNLGEYQTAAQSILDALRLQHSEASEAYAYGQNGGGAKGVTSETLWNSLKGACFYMNRQDLVKIVEKRDLSGLPLKFVDEEL
- a CDS encoding expressed protein, whose amino-acid sequence is MPLSSSNFHPNPPTVLIPSKRSSARTPRSGSLYKKHRSNPKEQPEEEKKDMSQILSTLTAIIMAQSNAFQAHAQRFDAFAETVQTRLDSIESKCDDSLNRKELGIMGSLGVITQEVNTLREEFLSIFSSGTRSRSRQIRRSHRSVALSSRGAHGHSPADFNDGQRQSSMPSDGDSGHGGGIVERAIARELKRLGGAPVLADGETTIHFNPRKRWSKNRVDILDIEEESDLESDTGSSLYPMSSSLERRLADDDEESESEEEEENEEETESEEAEETESSELIRENGEGHMHEKEPSLKRDKVLAASNGHNVDGHKWPKLGPDCTEGRMKVIDCTACDGRVHWACAGLDPEVSMLKKSWYCPSCTLLIKDLKPAIARRMKEREELPRTQDRERCLRPDCIHHQPVDMTSAKAEDDNLYYMSGIVGRRHTKDRPRTLQYLVQWNEWEDYDCTWEPPSNIPAVDLPGYKSLFYKQAKNENLDLSNKKTAILSQFSQYYEADGSYNVKLLKRLGVEDKDWWGW
- a CDS encoding DNA-directed RNA polymerase ii 13.3 kda polypeptide, putative: MNQPNRIDSWLLQDDEKPLTITEDPKLPNASTIVIRRQDHTLGNMLRAQLMLDPTVLFAGYKVPHPLENDILLKIQTDERSNPAEALKRACHELIRQTVHIKAQFQQQAKNIEMGMGPEQGVAPDAAGANGAYDPYGDGFGREGNVVVGGAVRDQGQDVYDF